DNA sequence from the Chloroherpetonaceae bacterium genome:
TAGATCAATTCTATGAAACAGTCTTTCGAGACGAATTCGGAGAGTAAAAATTTGACTTGTTTCAAAAATTCATTTCAAGCCCAATGCTAACGGATGATCGAATCAAGCATGAACCAATTCAAGCATGAACTAATGTTTATAAAATCTACCATCACTCACCCGTTTAGGAAAAAGACACTTGGCAGGATTCGATTGCTTGGCATTTGTATTTCTTTATTCTTGACGCTCATTTTCTCGGGGTTAGTTTTTGAAGTTGAGGCGCAGCAAGCTGGGAAAGCAACGGTCAAAGGGAAAGTGACTGATGCAAAGACCAAGGAAGAACTCACCGGCGCAACGGTCAAATTGAAAGGCACATACTACGGAGCGAGCGCCGGAATTGATGGGTCATATACAATTCGAAATGTTTCTCCGGGTGAATACACCATTGAAGTTTCGCTTGTCGGTTACACGCCGGTGCAAAAAACGGGTGTAAAACTTAAAGCGGATGAAGCCTTCGTTTTTGATATTGCCCTAAAAGAAGCCTCGGTTACAACCGAAGAAGTTGTTGTGCTGGGTGAGCGTCCACTTTTGGATATTGAGCAAGCGAGCACGTCACGGGTTGTTCGAAAAGATTTCATTGAATCCTCTGCCGCACGTGATGTGAAGCAATTGGCAGCGACGCAGGTCGGCGTTACGCAGACGCCTTTCGGATTGTTTATTCGAGGAGGAAGAAGTTATGAAACCGGCTTTGTAGTGGATGGGATTTCAGCGCAAGACCCGCTTGCCGGTACGGGCTTTGGCCTTGACCTCAGCTCAAAGGCAATGAAAGAGATGGAAGTCATCACGGGCGGTGGCGGCGCGGAATATGGCGAAGCGCCGGCAGGCGTGGTTGCAATTAAACTTGAGGAAGGGACAAATACCTTTAAGGCCTCATTTGAACACCGAAGAGATAATGTCATTTTAGCCAATTTCGATAATCCCGTTCCGCCCAATAATTTTAACCGCACACAGTTTGGCTGGAATACCAGTGCATTTGAAACGGTCTTTTCCGGCCCGATTGTAGAGGATAAACTCTTCTTCTTTACTTCCCTTTCGGCCAATTTCTCAGATGAATTTATGCAAAACCCTTCCTCTCAATTGAAGTCTTCACTTGTAACCTCAGACTTTTGGATGCCCTTTAACGATAACCGCTGGTCGGGGCTTTTGAAAATGACTTGGAAAGCAACGGCGGAAGATAAGCTAACCTTCACGGCATCGCGCTCGCTCAATGTGAATCAGAATACGCAAATGTTGCAAATCACGGGCAACGACCTTCAGCTTGCCCCCGGTTATCAGTACCGATTTCTTTTGAACCCACAAAATGCTAATACCTACACGCACGATACGCAGCTATTTGCCTTGCAATGGGGTCATGCCTTTTCGCCTTATACAGTTTTGAATGTTTCATTTTCGCGGCTCTTTGTGCGGCTTCGTGCCGATGCGGGAGGGCGGCCGTGGCGACCTGATTTCATTAACGAAGAGCTCGACCCACAAAGCTTGATTCGCGATATTGAATACTTCAATCCTCAAGATTCGGTCATTTATGTACTTCCACCCGATGGCTTTGTCAATTCAGGGATTTCTACCCTTTGGCATGATCACCACGCGGAAGATTACACTTTGAAAGCAGAACTTTTCTATAATTCAACCGATCAAATTAACCGATTTACCTTCGGATTTGAGCATAAGTTTAACGATTATCAATGGGTGGATATCGTATCCCCGTGGGTTGGCGCTCCTCTTGCACCGGGCGAGCCATCGCGCAGTTTGGGTGCTTCGAGCGACATTTGGGCGGTGCAGCCAATGCAAGGGGCTTTTTATCTTAGTGATAAAATCTCATACAAAGGCTTGATTGCTACGGTTGGTCTTCGATTGCAATATTGGTTTCCGGGCAAATTTTTGGATGACGCTGTAGCAGACCCCAATTCACCCGTTCCGGATGGTTTCCGCGAAGAATACTACAAAGTGACGGGAAGTTTATTTGGAAGCCGTTATCAACTCCGCTTGCTTCCGAAGTTTAATGTCTCCTTCCCAGTTTCAGATAATCAGGTTCTCTACTTAAACTATTCGCACTCATCGCGCTTACCACATCCTCGCTTCGTTTACCGAGGTCTTGATTCCCGCTTTATCAATAACTCGATTGGCGAGCCAATTGGGAATCCTGCACTTCAACCGGAAACGACAGTCTCTTATGAGCTTGGATTAAAGAATCAATTTTCCGCCGATGATATTCTAACGCTCACGGCATTTTATAATGATCGCTTTGACTTCATTTTCCCACGCGTGATAGCTTACACCGATAAGCGTACAGGAAATACCTCGCAACGCTCGATTCAAGTAAACCAAGACTACGCAAGAACCCGTGGATTTGAAGTTTCCTATCAAAAACGCATCGGGCAATGGTTTAATGGCTCCATCTCCTTTGCCTATCAAATTGCAACAGGGAAAAGTAACTCTGCCGAAGAAGGTGTGGCTCAAATTATCGCTCAAGGCGACGACCGCGACGATCGTGAATTTCCATTGGCGTGGGATCGCCCGTTTGATATTAAAGCGAGCGCACTCTTTATGCATCGCGATACCGAAGGCCTTTTTGGAATTGATGCACTTAATTATCTGAAGTTTTTTATCTCGGCGCAATACTCCTCCGGACTCCGCTACACCCCGCATCAATTTGTTGGATATTTGGATAACAATCCAAATGGAAGGCCACTTTATGAACCGGATCCAACACAGCCCAATGGTGCTGTGGGTTCGCCGTGGTTTTGGGTGGATATGAATTTGGAAAAAGAAATTCCAATGGGTTCGTTGAAAGGACGATTAATGCTTCAAATCAAAAATGCTTTGAACAATCGGAATTCTGCAATCGTCAATCCAGTGACAGGCCGTGCCTATGAATTCGGCGACCCCTTGCCACGCACCGTTCGCGACCCCGCTTACCCCGATGTTCAAGACCGCGGCGTTTTGCCCTTCAACCCGGCGCGTTACTTAGCACCGACTCAAATCATTTTCGGCTTTGCCGTTGACATTTAAGGGGGAAACATGAAACGACACAACCATTTTATGAATCGCCTGAAAATGCCAATTCAATTCGCAAAAGTATCGCTAAGGCAAGTTTTCTTTCTTGCACTCACTTTTGCTGCTTTGAATCTGCCGATATCTCTTTCCTCACAAACCCTTTTTCCGGATTTGGGTGGGCAACGCGTTGGAATATCAGGGTTTCAATTTTTAAAAATTCCTGTCAGTGCACGTTCTGCCGCGCTCGGTGAAACCGGGATTACCGTCATCAACGACGCCACTTCGATTTATGTCAATCCCGCGCTTGCCGTAGAAGGGAATGCACTGGATATGAGTTTTACTTATGCCACTTGGTTTGCTGAGCTTTCTCATGCCTCTGCCAGCGGCATTTATAAACTTGGAGAAAATGACGCTATCGGCGTGGGTTTTATAGCGCTCACATCACCCGATATGGATGTCACAACCGTTGTCAATCCCGATGGAACGGGCGAAAAATTTGCATACGGCGATTTTGTTGGCTCGCTTACCTATTCACGGCGAATGACGGAGCAATTTAGCTTTGGGGTTACGGCAAAGTTTGTGCAGCAGTCGATTGGCAGCGTGAGCCTTTCGGCGGCGCTTTTTGATCTCGGGGTTTGTTACCGCTTGGATATTATGGGCATTCGACTTGCGGCAGCCTTGCAAAATTTTGGAGGAACAAGCCGCTCAATGGGCTCAGCCAATGTTTTTGGCGTTGGGGAAGTCAGTGAATTCATTGGGGTAAATCCGCCATCTCTTTTTCGCTTGGGAATTTCAGCTGTTCCCATTTCCGACGAGATGCAGTCGCTTGCGATTTATACCCAAATCAATAGCCCAAACGATAATGCCACAACATTGGGCTTGGGTGTAGAATATTTGTGGAATAATCTTCTCGCACTTCGAGCGGGATACACATTTGGAAAAGACGAACAAACGATTCCCGATTTCGGGCTTGGCTTACGCTCCGACCTTAGTTTTGGTAAATTTCAATTGGATTACGCCTTTGTCAATTTTCAAACTTTAGGCGCAACACATCGCTTCACACTCTCCTTTGGCGATTTCAAATTTTAGCTTATGACTCGTATGACGATGAAAAAAACGCTTTTAGCTCTCTTCACGGCATTCTTGATGGGTTGCGGTGAGAAGCTTTCTCTTGATGAATTTCCAACGAATATTCTTACCTCTCAGGTTCCGGTTTTTTATTCGCCTGTTGCGCCGATTTGGAGCGGGAATACGCTTTCATCGATTTCCGGAATCGGCGGGTTTAATCGCCCTTCAGATATTCTCGTTGGATATGATGAAACGGTCTATATCGTGGATGCCGGCAATAACCGCGTGGTTCAAACCGATTTAGCCGGAGAAGTACTCGGCACATCACGCTTTATTTCTCGCCCGAAAGCCGCCGTTCAAACGAGGAATATGCGATTATTCGTCACAGCAGTGATTGATACCACCATTAACTTTGGAGGATTTTTAGGCACACGCCGCGTTCCGGTGGCAGCGATTTTTCGCCTTAATTTGGTTTCCGCCTCAGGGCGAATTAGCAATGCCACGCCAGAGCTTTATTACCTGCATCCGGTTTCTCGTGCCAGCGATACGCTCGTTCGTTTTAATGGCATCACGGCTGTTTATGATAATACGGTGTATGTCGCCCGTTCAGGAGCGGTGAATAACATTGGCTCATTCGAGCAGCCCGATAACGCCATTTTGCTTTTCCCTCAAAACTTCAATCCGCAAACCGACCGCCCTGCTCTCATTCCGGGGTTAACGGCAAGTGGCACCGGCAGCGGCGCTTTGGATGCCATTTCGTCACTCACTTCTTACGCGCAGCCGCCGCAAAGCCCAGCCGTCAGCCGCGATCTCGCCTTCTTTTTCACGAGTACTTCACCAACACAAAACTTTAAGGCGCAACGCGTGAATTATGTGGTGAGTTCAAGCGGTGAAGGATTCGTGCCCGACATCACTTTTTTGACTACGCCGGGGAAATTTCGCAGGCCAACCGATATTACCTTCGCAGGCGATGAAACGCAATTTGTGTTTGTACTTGATTCTGAAACCGATAGCCTCTATCAATTTGATGTTCGCGGCGTTGAAGGCGTTGTTCCGCGAACCGCACCGAGTGAGCGATATAATGTGTCGTTTTCACGATTTGGTGGTGGCACCGATGCCTTGCGCGACCCTGAAGGCGTGGCATATTACCAACGCACGCTCTACATCGCCGATACAGGAAACAATCGCATCCTGCGCTTTAGGCTGACAACCGATATTCGGTAAATAATTTTGATCGCACACTTTTTACCCCCTTTATTTCATCAAATGAATTGTGTTAATTTATCTTTGTGATTAGCATTAATTCATCAACTTGTATGTTCGTACCTGAAGTAACCCATATCTTCATTTACCCCTTCAAATCGCTTGATGGCATTGCAGTTCAAGACGCCGTGCTTTTAGAAAATGGCGCGCTTCAACACGACCGGAGGTTTGCCTTAATTGATGACGATGGAAACTATATTAATGGCAAACGAAATCCTCGCGTGCATTTGATTCGTGCCTCATTTAATTTGGAAAATGAAATCATCTCTTTAAGTGCCGCAGGTTTTTCGCCTGAAAGCTTTGAATTCAACGACCCTCAATTACTCACCTATTTCTGCGACTTCTTTGAACAAAACGTATCGATTCAAGAAAATAAAATCGCCGGATTCCCTGATGATACTTCAGCGCCCGGCTTTACACTTGCCTCAACACCTTCGTTAGTTAAAATGAAAACGTGGTTTCCGGAGCTTTCGCTTGAAAATTTGAGAAGGCGATTCCGGCATAATATTGAAATCTCGGCGCCATATTCGTTTTGGGAAGATTCACTTTTAGGAGAAAGCGAACTCGAGAGCCGCTTTCACATTGGTGAGAATGCATTTCTCGCTACAGGCGCTTGTTCGCGTTGCGTTGTTCCGACGCGGGACCCCGAAACCGCCGAGCTTTACCCGCGATTTCAAAAGGAGTTTTCACTTCAACGCGAAATGGATATTCACGCTGAAACAGCGCTTTCGCATTTCAAGCACTTTTATAAATTCAGCATCAATACCAAGAGCCTTATGCTCAAATCCAATCGGATTCAACTTGGAGAGAGCGTGACAAAATCGTAATCATGAGCATCCTTTA
Encoded proteins:
- a CDS encoding TonB-dependent receptor, translated to MFIKSTITHPFRKKTLGRIRLLGICISLFLTLIFSGLVFEVEAQQAGKATVKGKVTDAKTKEELTGATVKLKGTYYGASAGIDGSYTIRNVSPGEYTIEVSLVGYTPVQKTGVKLKADEAFVFDIALKEASVTTEEVVVLGERPLLDIEQASTSRVVRKDFIESSAARDVKQLAATQVGVTQTPFGLFIRGGRSYETGFVVDGISAQDPLAGTGFGLDLSSKAMKEMEVITGGGGAEYGEAPAGVVAIKLEEGTNTFKASFEHRRDNVILANFDNPVPPNNFNRTQFGWNTSAFETVFSGPIVEDKLFFFTSLSANFSDEFMQNPSSQLKSSLVTSDFWMPFNDNRWSGLLKMTWKATAEDKLTFTASRSLNVNQNTQMLQITGNDLQLAPGYQYRFLLNPQNANTYTHDTQLFALQWGHAFSPYTVLNVSFSRLFVRLRADAGGRPWRPDFINEELDPQSLIRDIEYFNPQDSVIYVLPPDGFVNSGISTLWHDHHAEDYTLKAELFYNSTDQINRFTFGFEHKFNDYQWVDIVSPWVGAPLAPGEPSRSLGASSDIWAVQPMQGAFYLSDKISYKGLIATVGLRLQYWFPGKFLDDAVADPNSPVPDGFREEYYKVTGSLFGSRYQLRLLPKFNVSFPVSDNQVLYLNYSHSSRLPHPRFVYRGLDSRFINNSIGEPIGNPALQPETTVSYELGLKNQFSADDILTLTAFYNDRFDFIFPRVIAYTDKRTGNTSQRSIQVNQDYARTRGFEVSYQKRIGQWFNGSISFAYQIATGKSNSAEEGVAQIIAQGDDRDDREFPLAWDRPFDIKASALFMHRDTEGLFGIDALNYLKFFISAQYSSGLRYTPHQFVGYLDNNPNGRPLYEPDPTQPNGAVGSPWFWVDMNLEKEIPMGSLKGRLMLQIKNALNNRNSAIVNPVTGRAYEFGDPLPRTVRDPAYPDVQDRGVLPFNPARYLAPTQIIFGFAVDI
- a CDS encoding PorV/PorQ family protein encodes the protein MNRLKMPIQFAKVSLRQVFFLALTFAALNLPISLSSQTLFPDLGGQRVGISGFQFLKIPVSARSAALGETGITVINDATSIYVNPALAVEGNALDMSFTYATWFAELSHASASGIYKLGENDAIGVGFIALTSPDMDVTTVVNPDGTGEKFAYGDFVGSLTYSRRMTEQFSFGVTAKFVQQSIGSVSLSAALFDLGVCYRLDIMGIRLAAALQNFGGTSRSMGSANVFGVGEVSEFIGVNPPSLFRLGISAVPISDEMQSLAIYTQINSPNDNATTLGLGVEYLWNNLLALRAGYTFGKDEQTIPDFGLGLRSDLSFGKFQLDYAFVNFQTLGATHRFTLSFGDFKF
- a CDS encoding MOSC N-terminal beta barrel domain-containing protein — encoded protein: MFVPEVTHIFIYPFKSLDGIAVQDAVLLENGALQHDRRFALIDDDGNYINGKRNPRVHLIRASFNLENEIISLSAAGFSPESFEFNDPQLLTYFCDFFEQNVSIQENKIAGFPDDTSAPGFTLASTPSLVKMKTWFPELSLENLRRRFRHNIEISAPYSFWEDSLLGESELESRFHIGENAFLATGACSRCVVPTRDPETAELYPRFQKEFSLQREMDIHAETALSHFKHFYKFSINTKSLMLKSNRIQLGESVTKS